One stretch of Thermanaerosceptrum fracticalcis DNA includes these proteins:
- a CDS encoding fumarate hydratase, with protein sequence MKEISVDKIIDVVKNLCIQASCNLGEDVEELIRLGLDREESEFGQYCLSQILDNIALSRQENMAMCQDTGVAVVFVELGQDVHIVGGDLQAAINEGVRRGYEEGYLRKSVVQDPLFLRKNTGDNTPAVIHTEIVPGDRLKISVVPKGAGSENMGALKMLKPAEGIQGVKEFVLKTVREAGGNPCPPVIVGVGIGGTMEKATLLAKKALARKIGEPHPDPNYQALEEELLEKINRLGIGPQGLGGRITALAVHIEDYPTHIATLPVAVNLNCHAARHAEAIL encoded by the coding sequence GATATCTGTTGATAAAATAATAGATGTTGTAAAAAATTTATGTATCCAGGCATCCTGTAACCTGGGAGAGGATGTGGAGGAACTTATTCGCCTGGGACTTGACAGGGAAGAATCAGAATTTGGTCAGTACTGCCTGTCACAAATTCTCGACAACATCGCTTTATCCCGGCAGGAAAACATGGCCATGTGCCAGGATACAGGAGTGGCCGTGGTCTTTGTGGAGCTAGGCCAGGATGTTCATATTGTGGGTGGTGATTTACAGGCTGCCATCAACGAAGGAGTACGCCGGGGCTATGAGGAAGGATATTTGCGCAAGTCCGTAGTACAAGACCCCCTCTTTCTGCGCAAAAATACAGGAGATAATACACCTGCTGTGATCCATACGGAAATTGTACCCGGTGACCGCTTGAAAATCAGCGTGGTACCCAAAGGAGCCGGCAGTGAAAATATGGGAGCTCTAAAAATGCTCAAGCCGGCCGAAGGAATTCAAGGGGTAAAAGAATTTGTCTTAAAGACCGTCCGGGAAGCGGGAGGAAACCCTTGTCCTCCTGTTATCGTTGGCGTGGGCATAGGCGGAACTATGGAAAAGGCTACTTTGCTGGCTAAGAAGGCCTTAGCCCGCAAGATCGGTGAGCCCCATCCTGATCCTAACTACCAGGCCCTGGAAGAAGAACTCTTGGAGAAAATCAACCGTTTAGGAATAGGCCCGCAAGGTCTGGGCGGTCGCATTACGGCCTTGGCTGTTCACATTGAAGATTACCCCACCCATATTGCCACCCTGCCCGTGGCTGTAAATTTAAACTGCCATGCCGCACGGCATGCAGAAGCAATTCTCTGA
- a CDS encoding Fe-S-containing hydro-lyase, with product MAQVKKITTPLKPEQIQDLKAGDRVTITGVIYTGRDAAHKYLAKTLQEGQLLPVDFTDQIIYYVGPCPAKPGQAIGSCGPTTSGRMDAYAPLLIEKGLKGMIGKGPRSPQVIDAMKKYGAVYFAAIGGAGATIARSVKKADVVAYPELGPEAIYRLEVEDFPCIVVIDAQGNDQYKIGVEAYRLAD from the coding sequence ATGGCACAGGTAAAAAAGATTACCACCCCTTTAAAACCTGAGCAGATACAGGACTTAAAAGCAGGAGACCGGGTGACCATTACCGGAGTTATCTATACCGGACGTGATGCAGCCCATAAATATCTGGCCAAAACCCTGCAGGAAGGCCAGCTCCTGCCGGTAGATTTCACGGACCAGATCATCTATTACGTAGGGCCCTGTCCCGCTAAGCCTGGACAGGCTATTGGTTCCTGCGGTCCTACCACCAGCGGGCGTATGGATGCCTATGCTCCTCTCCTGATTGAAAAAGGATTAAAGGGTATGATCGGTAAAGGCCCCCGCAGTCCCCAGGTGATAGATGCCATGAAAAAATACGGCGCCGTATATTTTGCCGCTATTGGCGGCGCAGGGGCAACCATCGCCCGTTCCGTAAAAAAAGCCGATGTAGTAGCTTACCCGGAATTGGGGCCTGAAGCTATTTACCGCCTGGAGGTAGAAGATTTCCCGTGTATTGTGGTCATCGATGCCCAGGGCAATGACCAGTATAAAATCGGCGTAGAAGCTTATCGTCTGGCTGACTAA